TCAACTGTTAAGTGCGAAAGGTTTAAAAACTGTTCTACGCTTAAATTATCAAGATTTCCTGAAACACTTTCTACTTCCTCGGGAAAATGTCCTTGTCTACCATCATTTGCAAACTTACCCCAAACTACATTATTTCCTTTTTTCCCCAAAAGACCTGTCAATGACGAGACTAGTGATATTACCGAATCCATTGTTGAGTCGAGGACATCAGGCTTTTTTGTAACACTATCAACGACACTACTTTGAGCTTCTTTACTAAAACTATGAATAACAGCATATTCTAAGCTAAACATAAGTCTCCCTAATGTATTGTTTATATCCAATAGTCACACAACCCGCCCAATCCGAATCTCACACCGCCCCAAAATCTCCACATCATGCATATCCTGCGGCTTGATCATTTCGGGTAGGTAGTGGTCGTTGTCGCTGATCAGGAACAGCGCGCCGCCTGCCAGGCGCTGCACCCGTTTGATTCTTCGCTCACAGCTGACGACCAGCAGCAAAACCACGTCTTCCTGTTTCGATTGCGATCCACCAGCACCCAGCCGCTATCACGTTATCGCTTGCTTCAATTATGACGAAAAGCCTAACCCATAGCCTTACCTAACACCATTATTCCGAAGTCGATTTATCTCCACGTCTGATAAACGCTCTTCGAGGCTTGACGACAGCAACATAGGCGATGTTAGCCGCGCTGAGTGGCGATATAGGCTCTGGGCTGGATGGCCTTTTTTGCGTACAATCGCACACCAATTAACCCAATTCTATGCGTCCGCTACGGTGTATCATTTCCACCAGTTTCTTCAGGGCGTGTCTTTATACCGCATACCGAGTATGCAAGTGATTGATATGACAAACGTTAACCCAGCAGACGCCGCACGCCGGTTTTCGGTTGCGCCCATGATGGACTGGACGACCCGCGACTACCGAGCTTTTGCACGCACCTTGACCAAGCGTGCGTTGCTGTATACCGAGATGGTGACCACCGGTGCTATTTTGCACGGCTCGCCGCGTGCGCGTTTTTTGGGCTTTGACGACGTTGAGCACCCGATTGCCTTGCAGCTTGGCGGCAGTGACGCCGCTGAGCTTGCCGAGTGCGCGGCGATTGCCGAGGCGTGGGGTTATGACGAGGTCAACTTGAACGTCGGCTGCCCGAGCGACCGGGTGCAGAACAATATGATTGGCGCCTGCCTGATGGGTTACCCGGAAAAAGTCGCTGCTGCTGTGCGGGCCATGCAAGCCTCAGTGTCGATCCCCGTCACAGTGAAATGCCGTATCGGTGTGGACGATCAGGATGAAGATGCGGACTTGGCTCGCTTTATTCAAACCGTGGCGGATGCGGGCTGCCAGACGTTTACCGTTCATGCGCGTAAAGCGTGGCTGCAAGGCCTATCGCCTAAGGAAAACCGCGATGTGCCTCCGCTGAATTACCCGCGTGTGCATCGCTTGAAGCAGCAGCATCCCGAGCTGCACATCGGGATTAACGGCGGCATTAAAACGCTCGAGGAATGCCAGGCGCAGCTTGAACATGTAGACAGCGTGATGGTGGGTCGTGAGGCCTATCAAAACCCCTGGCTGTTGGCGAGCGTCGACGAGCAGCTCTATGGTACCGCCGGGCCAGCCGTTAGCCGCCTGGATGCTGCACGGGCGTTTCGCCCCTATATACAGCAGCGGCTGGACGAAGGCGCCAAGTTAAATCACATCACGCGCCATTTGCTGGGTCTGTTTCAAGGCTGCCCAGGTGGGCGCCGCTTCCGCCGTCACCTGTCGGAACACGCGCATAAAGAAGGCGCGGGGTTACGCCTATTTGACGAAGCCCTAAGCCTAGTCCGTGAGCCTTCATCCCAGCCTACCGACGCACAACAGCCCGCCATCGCTTAACGATGGCGGGCTTCGATCGAGCAGTTAGCTGAACCGTTATAGTTAAACAAAGCACTCCCTACCCTCTATGGCGCTAGCGTTGTGTTCTATTAGCATCAGTAAATCGCATCAGGGGGAGGCGTCAGGCTCGATTGGAAGCTTTCGATCGCCGTTTCGGCTTCCTCGATGGCGTCAAAACGGGCGATGTGAAACAGCGCTTCGCCTTCGTTGGCCAGCGGTAAGCGGCTCATGCCAATCACGATGCCGTCGGCCATGGCGCGCACGTCACCCTCATCGTTGCCAAACGGGTCCGCCACTTTGCCCAACACTTCGCCTTTGGCAACGCGGGCGCCCAGGCGCACCTTGGGTCTCAGAATGCCGTCTATCGGCGCCCTTGCCCAGCTCGAGCCATTGGCCATTTCCGCCGGGGCGGGTGAACGCCGACGCTGCTCACCGGTCAGCATGCCTAAACGACGCATCACCCGGAGCACGCCGCGCACTCCTGGGGCGATTGCCCACTCATCAAAGCGCAGCGCTTCACCGGCTTCGTAGGTCAGCACGGGGGTGCCACGGCTTTGCGCGTAGTGGCGCAGACTTCCCTCGCGCAGCTCGGCGTTAAGCACGACCGGCGCGCCAAAGGCATCGGCCATGCGCTCGGTTTCACTGCCAGGGCTGATTTGAGCGCGAATTTGCGGCAGGTTTGTGCGGTGAATCGCCCCGGTATGCAGGTCAATGATATGCGTGGCGTGATCGACGATTTCTTCACGGAACAACGCCGCCACACGTCCACCCAGGGAACCGGATTCGCTGCCCGGAAAGCAGCGGTTGAGATCCCGCCGATCGGGCAGATAGCGGGTTTGCTGCAGGAAGGCGAACACATTGACCACCGGTACGGCAATCAAGGTACCTTTCAGGGTATTGATGGTTTTTGCGCGTAATACGCGGCGGACGATTTCCACACCGTTGATTTCATCGCCGTGAATGCCGCCGCACACCAGCATTACCGGGCCGCTGCGTCGTCCGTGTACCACCTCGACGGGAATATGCAAAGGCGTATGGGTATACAGCCGGGCAACCGGCACATCGATCTGTAAACGCTTACCGGGCGGAATACTGTGCCCGGCTAGTTGAAAAGAGGCTCGAGCCATTAGGGTTTGTCTCGCTTTGCGGGTTGTATAGCTTGCACTGCCACGACGTTTAAAAACAGCGTTTCCAATTATTCTTTATACGCGTGTCGCCCTGAAATATCAGCCCCCAAGGCATGTGAGCGCTTACCGAGACGTTTCCATACACAATTGAATGTAAAATAATTGCAGGATCAGATAAAATATGAGCACAAATAACGTCGACGAGGTTGGGTTTCCATGGCAAGAAAAACAAAGGCTGAAGCAGCGGCCACGCGCGAGGCACTACTTGATGCTGCGGAAGATATGTTCATGGAACACGGCGTCGCCCGCACCTCACTGGAGCAGATCGCCCGCCACGCCGGCATGACGCGAGGCGCGGTTTACTGGCATTTTAAAAATAAGGGCGATATTTTTCGCGCCATGCTTGAACGCGTGCACATGCCGTTTCAGGATCTAGTGGACGAGATCGAGGCTCTGGAGCACGACGTATCCTCGCTGGAAGCCATTCGGCTCGCCTGCCTGCAAGGTTTGGAGCGCTTTGAGCAGAACCCCCGCTCGCGCCGAGTGCACGCGATACTGATTCATCGCTGTGAATTTTTTAGCGACATCGACCCTATCGCCATGCAGCAGGAAATCGTCGACGAATGCCGTGAATCGCTTTACCAGCACCTGTTGATTTCCAAAGAGCAACAGATGCTCGTTCAAGGCCTATCACCCGAGGTTGCCACCAACCTGCTCCAGGCAACGCTCGCCGGCCTGTTTCATGAATGGATCAGAGACCCTTCGCGTTTTTCAATCTACGACCGGGGAGCCCCGCTGGTGAACCAGTTGATAAGCATGATGCGCTGTTCAGCTGACACTAGCGGGGCAAACTGACCGCTAATGATGCGCTAAAGGTCCAGCCGACCCGGACTTGCCTTTAAGCAGACGCAAACGCGTGCGGGTTTCGAGAAACGCATCCTGCGCGACGCTGCGAAACGCATCCTCTTTAGGCAGGTATTTGACCAGAACGCGGTATTCCCCTGCGGTTTCTGCCGGCTCATGCTTACCCAGCAACTGCACCTCGCAGGAAGGGTCGTCGGTGAGAATCGCGCGCCCCGGGTTTTCTTTACTGCTCGCCTGGGTCACTTGCACACACTTGCCCAGCAAGCTGCGGCGGGCATGGTGGCGATGGAACCATGGCCCTACCTGCCGACACAGACTTTCCGCGATTGGCGATGCCAGGGCAAAGCTTGCCCACAGCAGCACCACGCCGATCGGTACGATAAACAGTCCAACCGATAGCCACCGCAGTACCAACAGTTCTACCGCTAATGTAATGCCTGCAGCCAGAACGATCAGCCAACTCAGCGCGACTGTCGTCGGCACCCCGGCAAACCCCAGGGCGACCAGCGCGCTCGCCAGGTGATCGTCCCGCAGGCTGTCTCGCTCGAACAGCTCCACAGGGGCTAACCGCAGTAGAACCAATAGCCAATAAAGCCCAACTAACGGCAGCAATATGCTAAACAGGATAAACGGAAAACTCACAAACAGCTGGCGTGCGGTATCCATAGTGTGCCCTCCTACGCTTTTGCTCATTTTATTGAGCTTTGTCTTATCAGCGTAGCTCCCCGACTTGCCAATAGCATGTAGCAGCGCAGCATAAAAAACGGGCATCACCGCAAACGATGATGCCCGTCAATATACGCTTCAGTTAACGATGTCTATTGACCTCGCGGCTCCTAGGCAGATTGCTCGGTTTGCTGAGACTTACCCCGGAACTTACGCCCTAACCAGTTGGACGTTTGCGCGATCATGACATAGTAGCTAGGCACAAACAGGCTGCCCAGAATAGCCACCGTGGCCATCCCTACCGCGACGGTGGTGCCAATATGGTGACTGCTGACATCACTTGCACCGGTCGCCAGCGCCAGCGGCAGCGTGCCGAAAATAAACGCCAGCGATGTCATGATGATCGGCCGGAAGCGCAGCTCGGCTGCCGTAATCGCGGCCTCCTTAATGCTCTTGCCCTGCTCTTTACGCTGCAGTTCGGCAAACTCGACAATTAGGATGGCATTTTTGGCCGCCAGGCCCACCACCACCAATAGGCCGATTTCCACGTAAATACTGGTATCCAGCCCGCGCAGCACAATACCGCCAACGCCACCCAGGAAGGCAAACGGCGTCGAGGTCAGCACCGCCAGCGGCAACGACCAGCTTTCATACTGGGCAGCCAGTATCAGAAACACCATCAGGATACCGAAGACAATCGCCAGCACTGCCGTATTGCCCATTTCAGCTTCCTGATAGGCGGTACCGGTCCAGCCCATCCCCCAGTTACTACCCAGCGTCTCGGCGACAATTTCATCCATCGCCTCGATCGCCTGCGCTGAACTGTAGCCTTCCGCCGGGCCGCCCTGGAACTGTGCCCCGAGATATACGCCAAAGCGTGATACCACGGCAGGTTTGGCCTCTCGCTCCAGGGTGACGAACTCGGACAGCGGAATACGTTCGCCATCCCCGCCACGCACGTACACATGGCTCATATCATCCGGCGTGCGGCGGAATTCATCCTCATTTTGCAGATACACCTGGAAGTTACGGTTCTGGTAGCTGAAGTAGTTAACAAACCCCGTCCCAAAGGTGTTGGAGAGTGTCGACTGTAAGGCTTCAAGCGACACGCCATAACTCAGTGCTTTTTGCTGATCAATCTCGGCACGGTACCCAGGCACGTTGACGTTAAAGGTTGTGAACACCTGTTCCAGCGCCGGATGCTGGTTGGCCTTTTGCATGACCTGCAGCGAGGCTTCGTAAAGCTCCTGTGAGTTAGCCCCAGCGAAAGATTGCAAGTAACCGGTAAAGCCGCCGGTCGTCGATAGGCCCTGGATCGGCGGCGCGTTAAACGCCATCGCTGACCCACCGGGGATTTCAGCGCCAATCTGCATGATCCGACCGACAAGCTCGTTTGCGGTAATATCACGCTCTGCCCACGGGGCAAGGTTGATAAACATCACGCCTCTGGCCGTATTCACCGCGCTCGACAGGATGTCGTAGCCCGCAATCGCCGACGAGTAACTGACCCCCGGAATGGCTTCAACACGCTCGCTTAGCGCCGCCATATAGTCTTCCGTGCGCTCCAGCGACGCGGCATCAGGGAGCTGTATACTCGCAAGCACCACCCCCTGGTCAGTTTCAGGCACCAGGCTCGAGGGCGTGTTTTGATAAAGCCACCCCGAGCCGCCGACCACGACACCGGTCAATATCAATGCCACCACCCAGAAACGCACCAGGAACTTAACCGCGACCATGAACGTCGCGGTAATGGCCGCAAAAAGCCGGTCGAACAGGCGCAGCGGCGTATTCACCGCGCGCATGAATTTCGACTCGCTGTGCTTGGGCTTATGCTTGATGAAAATTGCCGATAACGCGGGCGTGAAGGTCAATGCCATCAGTGCCGAGAAGGCGACCGATATCGCCACGGTAAGGGCAAACTGCTGATAGATTTGCCCCGTAAAACCGCCCAGGAAGGCAACGGGAATAAACACCGCCGCCATGATCAGCGACGTCGCGATTACCGGCCCACCGACTTCTTTCATGGCGCGAATCGTGGCGTCTTTCACGCTAATGTCGTCTTCTTCGCTGAGCACCCTCTCGACGTTTTCGACCACCAGTATCGCGTCGTCCACCACTATCCCTATCGACAGCACCAACGCGAACAGAGTCAGCAGGTTGATTGAAAACCCGAACATGTAAAAGCCAGCGAAGGTCGCCAACACAGAGACCGGCACCACCGACATGGCAATGACCGTAAATCGCCAGTTCTGCAGAAAGATGAATAGAATGACGCCGACAATCAGGAAGGCTTCGATAAAGACTTTTACCACGGTATTGACCGAGGCATCGATAAACAGCGTGGTGTCATAAGGCACCACGTATTCAAGTCCCGGCGGGAAACGAGCGCCCAGCTCTTCCATGGTGGCATTCACCGCCCGCGCGGTTTCCAGTGCGTTGGCGCCCGGCTGCTGATTAATGATGATCGGCGTCATGGCTTCGCCATTCAGGCGAGCATCCACCCCGTAAGACGAGGCGCCCAACTCAATACGGGCAACATCATCAAGGCGTAATGTTGACCCGTCCGGGTTGGTGCGAAGCGCGATATTGCGAAAATCTTCGACGTCGTTTAAACGTCCGCCAGCCGTAATGGTATAGGTATAGGCGCGCGGTTCACTCTGCGGCGTAGCGGCCAGACTGCCCGCGGGCACCTCGGTATTTTGCGCGCGGATGGCACTGGCAAGTTCGTTTGGCGTCAGGTCGTACTGCGACAGCTTTTCCGGGTCCATCCAGATGCGCATGGCAAACTCACCACCACCGAGCACCGAGGCTTCACCCACCCCCGGGACCTGGCGTAGCTCGTCTATGATATTGAGCGTGGCATAATTCTGCATGAAGACATTGTTGTAGTCGCCATCCGGCGAGGTCAGCGCGACGAACATCAAGATCGAGCTTGAGCGCAGCTCAACGGTAACGCCTTGAGCCTGAACAGCTTCCGGGAGCTGAGAGAGCGCTCCCTGAACACGATTATTGACGTTGATGGTGCTGATGTCGCCTTCGGTGCCAATATCAAACGAGACATTCAGCGACATTGAGCCGTTATCGCTGCTGTTTGAGGTCATGTAGATCATGTCCTCAACGCCGTTGATGGCTTCCGCTATCGGAGCGGCAACGGTCTGGGCGACGGTTTCCGCATCGGCCCCCGGAAACTGCGCCTGCACCGAGACTGTCGGCGGTACGACACTCGGGTACTGCTCAATCGGCAGCACCCGCATGCTGACGACCCCGATAATGGTCAGGATAATCGCCAGAACCGTCGCAAAGATGGGGCGACTGATGAAGAAGTTAGAGAAATTCATTGCGAGGAATCCCCTTCCTCATCGTTTTCCTGTTCGCTTTCAGCGCCAGCGCCCTGGGCCTGTTGAGCCTGCTCGGCGGCCTCTTCTTCCTGCTCCGCCTGCTCTTCTTCGACATTCTCGACGACTTGGTCGGCATCACCATCGAACGGTTGCGGATCAATGGCCATACCTGGCTCGATGCCGGTCGGGTCGCCAACCACGACACGATCACCCTCTTCCAGGCCATCGCGCAGAATTTGCCAGGGTCCAGCGACTTCACCCAAGCTCACGGTTCGCGAGCGGGCGCGGTTGTCATCATCCAATACGAAGACTTGAGGCCCCATCAACCCCTGAGTGACGGCGATTTCGGGTACTGCATATACGCCATAGCGCTTCAA
This window of the Halomonas sp. SH5A2 genome carries:
- a CDS encoding S24 family peptidase, giving the protein MLLVVSCERRIKRVQRLAGGALFLISDNDHYLPEMIKPQDMHDVEILGRCEIRIGRVV
- the dusA gene encoding tRNA dihydrouridine(20/20a) synthase DusA produces the protein MTNVNPADAARRFSVAPMMDWTTRDYRAFARTLTKRALLYTEMVTTGAILHGSPRARFLGFDDVEHPIALQLGGSDAAELAECAAIAEAWGYDEVNLNVGCPSDRVQNNMIGACLMGYPEKVAAAVRAMQASVSIPVTVKCRIGVDDQDEDADLARFIQTVADAGCQTFTVHARKAWLQGLSPKENRDVPPLNYPRVHRLKQQHPELHIGINGGIKTLEECQAQLEHVDSVMVGREAYQNPWLLASVDEQLYGTAGPAVSRLDAARAFRPYIQQRLDEGAKLNHITRHLLGLFQGCPGGRRFRRHLSEHAHKEGAGLRLFDEALSLVREPSSQPTDAQQPAIA
- a CDS encoding succinylglutamate desuccinylase/aspartoacylase family protein; protein product: MARASFQLAGHSIPPGKRLQIDVPVARLYTHTPLHIPVEVVHGRRSGPVMLVCGGIHGDEINGVEIVRRVLRAKTINTLKGTLIAVPVVNVFAFLQQTRYLPDRRDLNRCFPGSESGSLGGRVAALFREEIVDHATHIIDLHTGAIHRTNLPQIRAQISPGSETERMADAFGAPVVLNAELREGSLRHYAQSRGTPVLTYEAGEALRFDEWAIAPGVRGVLRVMRRLGMLTGEQRRRSPAPAEMANGSSWARAPIDGILRPKVRLGARVAKGEVLGKVADPFGNDEGDVRAMADGIVIGMSRLPLANEGEALFHIARFDAIEEAETAIESFQSSLTPPPDAIY
- a CDS encoding TetR family transcriptional regulator; its protein translation is MARKTKAEAAATREALLDAAEDMFMEHGVARTSLEQIARHAGMTRGAVYWHFKNKGDIFRAMLERVHMPFQDLVDEIEALEHDVSSLEAIRLACLQGLERFEQNPRSRRVHAILIHRCEFFSDIDPIAMQQEIVDECRESLYQHLLISKEQQMLVQGLSPEVATNLLQATLAGLFHEWIRDPSRFSIYDRGAPLVNQLISMMRCSADTSGAN
- a CDS encoding efflux RND transporter permease subunit; this encodes MNFSNFFISRPIFATVLAIILTIIGVVSMRVLPIEQYPSVVPPTVSVQAQFPGADAETVAQTVAAPIAEAINGVEDMIYMTSNSSDNGSMSLNVSFDIGTEGDISTINVNNRVQGALSQLPEAVQAQGVTVELRSSSILMFVALTSPDGDYNNVFMQNYATLNIIDELRQVPGVGEASVLGGGEFAMRIWMDPEKLSQYDLTPNELASAIRAQNTEVPAGSLAATPQSEPRAYTYTITAGGRLNDVEDFRNIALRTNPDGSTLRLDDVARIELGASSYGVDARLNGEAMTPIIINQQPGANALETARAVNATMEELGARFPPGLEYVVPYDTTLFIDASVNTVVKVFIEAFLIVGVILFIFLQNWRFTVIAMSVVPVSVLATFAGFYMFGFSINLLTLFALVLSIGIVVDDAILVVENVERVLSEEDDISVKDATIRAMKEVGGPVIATSLIMAAVFIPVAFLGGFTGQIYQQFALTVAISVAFSALMALTFTPALSAIFIKHKPKHSESKFMRAVNTPLRLFDRLFAAITATFMVAVKFLVRFWVVALILTGVVVGGSGWLYQNTPSSLVPETDQGVVLASIQLPDAASLERTEDYMAALSERVEAIPGVSYSSAIAGYDILSSAVNTARGVMFINLAPWAERDITANELVGRIMQIGAEIPGGSAMAFNAPPIQGLSTTGGFTGYLQSFAGANSQELYEASLQVMQKANQHPALEQVFTTFNVNVPGYRAEIDQQKALSYGVSLEALQSTLSNTFGTGFVNYFSYQNRNFQVYLQNEDEFRRTPDDMSHVYVRGGDGERIPLSEFVTLEREAKPAVVSRFGVYLGAQFQGGPAEGYSSAQAIEAMDEIVAETLGSNWGMGWTGTAYQEAEMGNTAVLAIVFGILMVFLILAAQYESWSLPLAVLTSTPFAFLGGVGGIVLRGLDTSIYVEIGLLVVVGLAAKNAILIVEFAELQRKEQGKSIKEAAITAAELRFRPIIMTSLAFIFGTLPLALATGASDVSSHHIGTTVAVGMATVAILGSLFVPSYYVMIAQTSNWLGRKFRGKSQQTEQSA